In Nocardia yunnanensis, one DNA window encodes the following:
- a CDS encoding SDR family NAD(P)-dependent oxidoreductase, with translation MSCTEAHPHPQGSRHHSPLPRIGLLGENLCPATFYERQDMTRTYLVTGSASGIGAATVDYLRERGAHVIGADRHEADITVDLATDEGRAALVEQASDLAHGHLDAVIASAGVGLLDPVTVTVNYFGAVATLEGLRPLLAAGTDPRAVVVSSFAALLPSNPRLVEAALAGDEVAATKIAEEAIALLYAQPLTLVVVRLTFDDVSTTAISCSCVWGEPASPVPGPVTDILRSWIDSRTNINTATNRASCRLIPGR, from the coding sequence GTGTCGTGCACCGAAGCGCACCCGCACCCCCAAGGCAGTAGACATCACAGCCCCCTACCTCGGATCGGCCTGCTCGGCGAAAACCTTTGCCCCGCAACCTTTTATGAAAGGCAGGATATGACCCGCACCTACCTCGTCACCGGCAGTGCCTCCGGAATCGGTGCCGCGACCGTCGATTACCTACGCGAGCGCGGAGCTCACGTGATCGGTGCCGACCGACACGAGGCCGACATCACCGTCGACCTCGCTACCGACGAGGGCCGGGCGGCATTGGTCGAGCAAGCCAGCGACCTCGCCCACGGGCACCTCGACGCTGTCATCGCCAGCGCCGGGGTGGGCCTGCTGGATCCAGTCACAGTGACGGTCAACTACTTCGGTGCGGTCGCGACGCTGGAGGGATTGCGACCACTGCTCGCTGCGGGCACCGACCCACGCGCGGTCGTGGTCTCCTCCTTCGCCGCGCTCTTGCCTTCCAACCCCCGGCTCGTCGAGGCCGCGCTCGCTGGTGACGAGGTTGCGGCAACCAAGATTGCCGAAGAAGCAATCGCGCTGCTCTACGCCCAACCGCTCACCCTCGTCGTCGTCCGGCTCACCTTCGACGACGTCTCCACGACGGCGATTTCGTGCTCCTGCGTCTGGGGAGAACCCGCGTCACCGGTCCCGGGACCGGTGACCGATATCCTGCGGTCCTGGATCGACAGCCGCACCAACATCAACACCGCCACCAATCGCGCTTCGTGTCGGCTGATTCCCGGACGCTAG
- a CDS encoding TetR/AcrR family transcriptional regulator, which yields MPAKPAGSGRRDTRGRPETRQRLLDAAFEVIAEMGFGRARPEHVCERAGYTRGAFYSNFASMDELFLAMWARQSERMLAARSAVLEQEPVTDIREVRQVVEHVLDAVPLDDKWFRIIAEFSAHAVRHPELRAVIAERERAISAGLTPVVERLLARLGRRVTDPHALGMALAAVHDGTETQCLMEPDNLAVHELRVDLIVRVVLSYSVPVDDAAATES from the coding sequence GTGCCGGCGAAACCGGCGGGGTCCGGTCGCCGGGATACGCGGGGCCGGCCCGAGACGCGCCAGCGGCTCCTCGACGCCGCGTTCGAGGTGATCGCGGAGATGGGTTTCGGTCGAGCGCGCCCTGAGCACGTGTGTGAACGCGCCGGGTACACGCGGGGGGCGTTCTATTCGAACTTCGCTTCGATGGACGAGTTGTTCCTGGCGATGTGGGCGCGCCAGTCGGAGCGGATGCTCGCGGCCAGGAGCGCGGTCCTGGAGCAGGAACCGGTGACCGATATCCGTGAGGTCCGCCAGGTTGTCGAGCACGTCCTGGACGCAGTGCCCTTGGACGACAAGTGGTTTCGCATCATCGCCGAATTCAGCGCACACGCTGTTCGCCACCCCGAGCTGCGCGCGGTCATCGCCGAGCGGGAGCGCGCGATCAGCGCGGGGCTGACCCCGGTCGTCGAGAGACTTCTCGCGCGCCTCGGTCGGCGGGTGACCGACCCGCACGCGCTGGGTATGGCGTTGGCCGCGGTGCACGACGGCACCGAGACCCAGTGCCTGATGGAGCCGGACAACCTCGCCGTGCACGAGCTGCGGGTCGACTTGATCGTGCGTGTTGTCCTGTCCTACAGCGTGCCAGTCGACGACGCCGCCGCGACCGAGAGCTGA
- a CDS encoding SGNH/GDSL hydrolase family protein → MHTARVPLPGHQLTHPRALAAGNDPGLRTRVRSTHLGGEVMSTLFRTAAACAVLAGTVLLAPAAAAAPVYHEYVALGDSWAADATLSNISTQHAPLGCAQSAGNYPKQVAAALGVAVFRDATCGSATTVHMSAPQRLPVSINAPQFDRLTPTTDLVTLGIGGNDAGLADAVTGCLTTDPAVSPCQTTWVPDGVDAMSANIRAAEPVVIAVLNGIKARAPHARILLLDYFKGVGDRGCFASIPISDTDTAWIAHKLIELNAMLARAAAATGVELVNTYATSDGHDGCQAPGTRWAEGVIPLSHNPPGPAVPFHPNQLGADHQARSVLAALGT, encoded by the coding sequence GTGCATACCGCAAGGGTTCCTCTTCCCGGGCATCAACTGACCCATCCGCGCGCACTCGCGGCCGGAAACGACCCCGGCCTTCGAACGCGCGTCAGATCGACGCACCTAGGCGGAGAAGTCATGTCAACACTATTTCGAACTGCTGCTGCTTGCGCGGTCCTGGCCGGAACCGTTCTGCTCGCACCGGCCGCCGCTGCGGCGCCGGTTTATCACGAGTACGTCGCGTTGGGCGATTCCTGGGCCGCCGACGCGACGTTGTCGAACATCTCGACCCAGCATGCGCCCCTCGGGTGCGCGCAGAGCGCGGGCAACTATCCCAAGCAGGTCGCGGCCGCGCTCGGGGTGGCGGTTTTTCGCGATGCCACCTGTGGTTCGGCCACGACAGTGCACATGAGCGCGCCGCAGCGCCTGCCGGTCTCGATCAATGCGCCGCAGTTCGACCGGCTCACGCCCACCACCGATCTGGTTACCCTCGGGATCGGGGGAAACGACGCGGGCCTGGCCGACGCCGTGACCGGCTGCCTCACCACCGATCCGGCGGTGTCGCCATGTCAAACCACCTGGGTGCCCGATGGCGTCGACGCCATGTCGGCCAATATCCGTGCCGCCGAACCGGTGGTGATCGCCGTGCTGAACGGGATCAAAGCCCGCGCACCCCACGCGCGCATCCTGTTGCTGGACTACTTCAAAGGTGTCGGAGATCGTGGATGTTTCGCGAGCATCCCGATCTCCGACACCGACACCGCATGGATCGCTCACAAGCTCATCGAACTCAACGCGATGCTCGCTCGCGCCGCCGCGGCCACCGGCGTCGAACTCGTCAATACCTACGCCACCAGCGACGGACACGACGGATGCCAGGCGCCGGGAACTCGCTGGGCCGAAGGCGTGATCCCGCTGTCGCACAACCCGCCGGGACCGGCGGTGCCGTTCCATCCCAACCAGCTCGGCGCCGATCACCAGGCGCGCAGCGTCCTCGCCGCACTCGGCACATGA
- a CDS encoding esterase/lipase family protein, translating into MLARTRWGRRFGAWLGVAALACGAANGGARASAEPVIHRGQFPVTFDVGTAIIPFFFPEQAPPGANDPGCVLTPDRPRPVILINGTGVNQAANWQVGAPLLRNNGYCVFTFNYGNPTWISEIPVQAITDIRDGARQLAAEVDKVRALTGAGKVDLVGASQGGGVLPNYYINIAGGDRYVNTLIGLAPSNHGTTANGQVFLRKSFPPLGGVPFALLDALLPATTQQMIGSELMAQTYGQGDTRPGVTYTTLVTRYDEVVTPYTNQFLDGPNVSNIVLQDGCPDDYSDHLSINYSERAWRLVLNALDPEHATPVPCIPQGFLFPGIN; encoded by the coding sequence GTGCTCGCGCGGACACGATGGGGCCGCCGGTTCGGCGCATGGCTGGGCGTGGCCGCGCTGGCGTGTGGTGCCGCGAACGGCGGCGCGAGGGCCTCGGCGGAACCGGTGATCCACAGAGGGCAATTCCCGGTCACCTTCGACGTGGGCACCGCCATCATTCCGTTCTTCTTTCCCGAACAGGCGCCTCCCGGCGCGAACGACCCGGGCTGCGTACTCACCCCCGACCGTCCCCGCCCGGTGATCCTGATCAACGGCACCGGTGTCAATCAGGCGGCGAACTGGCAGGTCGGCGCGCCTTTGCTACGCAACAACGGCTACTGCGTGTTCACCTTCAACTACGGCAACCCCACCTGGATCTCCGAAATCCCGGTCCAGGCGATCACCGATATCCGCGACGGCGCACGCCAGCTCGCCGCCGAGGTCGACAAGGTCCGCGCCCTCACCGGAGCCGGCAAGGTCGACCTGGTCGGGGCCTCACAAGGCGGTGGGGTGCTGCCGAACTACTACATCAACATCGCCGGTGGCGACCGCTACGTCAACACACTGATCGGGCTCGCACCCAGCAACCACGGCACCACCGCCAACGGCCAGGTCTTCCTGCGTAAATCCTTTCCCCCGCTCGGCGGCGTGCCCTTCGCCCTGCTCGACGCGCTCCTGCCCGCGACGACGCAGCAGATGATCGGCTCGGAGCTGATGGCCCAGACCTACGGTCAAGGCGACACCCGCCCAGGGGTCACCTACACCACCCTGGTCACCCGATACGACGAGGTCGTCACCCCGTACACCAACCAATTCCTCGACGGGCCGAACGTTTCCAACATCGTGCTCCAAGACGGCTGCCCCGACGACTACAGCGACCACCTCAGTATCAACTACAGCGAACGAGCCTGGCGGCTCGTCCTCAACGCTCTCGACCCCGAGCACGCCACCCCCGTGCCGTGCATACCGCAAGGGTTCCTCTTCCCGGGCATCAACTGA